A stretch of the Candidatus Hydrogenedentota bacterium genome encodes the following:
- a CDS encoding sigma-70 family RNA polymerase sigma factor produces MGIVRDWVDARLVRRALARDPDAFAELVRRHMPPVSAVAMAYTKNYADAEDVAQEAFLKAWLSLDTLRECHRFGGWIVTIARNVARANLSKNREQAKHLERFRLETAMPTPARDTGEMTAMQELLPALIADLSEHDRELVLLRYQAGKKTREIAALLSMSHSAVRKQLERVRHALGQALLESMEPDATEKTRRDRRSKQIASAVFAVCPSWTDAAPAGASVLGIATLIKAAALAVVVGAAGVTAFMTYQPAGLGAEPAKTVRALAPQAPAQTQETSSAAHGTRSSVPEPEPATTATAAQGTASISGRLVEEDTGNGVAMATIQLGCPSAKSESDAQTDAEGKYVFEGLSPGEYWISLHWDEDFVRRYPRSRYKDQEKKLSVQAGSVVSDVNFSVVRGLAVRGKVIGPSGNALAGALINAWSDPNEVETDARTDEKGQFEITGFGTDLPAYFWPHYEGLAAAPHGPIKIPADGVDRLVLTMAPESTIAGRLVDQEGTPLSDASIVPWPRGVFTSSQSVTTDAAGAFELRGLHESRYRFNVTLSGNSSSQRLEDNQSIDVATGEHLSGVELVCVVPGTLTISGRVTDDAGAPQRGIRVWTSRMNANSSTDTDADGNYELRDLGAGEYEVNAQGVSWSGPAWYTEIAEAGAENVDFVVPRMAKLRGQVLDAATETPIADFEVLVPGPAMRWTTFHDEDGRFEFHSLRPDEMRLAARAKGYTMGFSEQFVLSSGQTQENVVVKLARAGTVSGVVRTPDGQPARDAAVGLDLGRIGGSARTNAKGEFVIADAPPGTWPLEAWHPDYAPAKVPVTVVADEEMRAEITLTRGATLGGTVSMGEESVADVRIELIQQIDENTIGYRQECTTDVQGRYAFRGIPTGELVLHLNPMLGGFGRVIDVPIQFSGEENKKYDVRLRDGTASAVFEVKLGPALAGAEGNAYVELTYVSEGGQIEKIYSSIGHLPEPRLNGLPSGPATLTAKYTSSTLNTVLSEMEPREVFIREGVENRFDLEFAEPDAE; encoded by the coding sequence GTGGGAATCGTTCGGGATTGGGTCGACGCGCGCCTTGTCAGGCGCGCCCTCGCTCGCGACCCTGACGCCTTCGCCGAGTTGGTGCGCAGGCACATGCCGCCGGTGTCCGCTGTGGCGATGGCGTACACCAAGAACTACGCTGATGCAGAAGACGTCGCGCAGGAGGCCTTTCTAAAGGCGTGGTTGTCGTTGGACACCTTGCGCGAGTGCCATCGGTTCGGCGGCTGGATCGTCACCATCGCGCGAAACGTCGCGCGCGCAAACCTCAGCAAGAATCGCGAGCAAGCCAAACACTTGGAGCGTTTTCGATTGGAGACGGCCATGCCAACACCCGCACGGGACACTGGCGAAATGACCGCCATGCAAGAACTTCTCCCAGCTCTGATTGCAGACTTGTCCGAGCATGATCGCGAGTTGGTGCTGCTTCGATACCAGGCGGGAAAGAAAACGCGCGAAATCGCCGCGTTGCTTTCCATGTCTCACTCCGCAGTTCGTAAGCAACTCGAACGCGTCCGGCACGCGTTAGGCCAAGCATTGCTGGAGTCTATGGAGCCTGACGCAACCGAAAAAACGCGCCGCGATCGGCGTTCAAAACAAATCGCCTCCGCTGTGTTTGCCGTTTGTCCATCATGGACGGACGCCGCGCCCGCCGGCGCGAGCGTGCTAGGTATTGCCACGTTGATCAAGGCGGCGGCGCTCGCAGTTGTGGTTGGAGCTGCCGGAGTAACGGCATTTATGACATATCAACCTGCCGGACTCGGCGCAGAACCTGCCAAGACAGTGCGCGCATTGGCGCCACAAGCACCGGCACAAACTCAAGAAACTTCGAGTGCCGCGCATGGAACCAGATCGTCAGTACCCGAGCCTGAACCAGCAACTACTGCAACTGCGGCACAAGGAACGGCGAGCATTTCCGGGAGACTGGTGGAGGAGGACACCGGCAATGGAGTCGCAATGGCAACAATTCAGCTTGGTTGCCCGAGCGCGAAGAGCGAATCCGACGCACAGACCGATGCGGAGGGCAAATACGTTTTCGAAGGGCTATCGCCGGGCGAGTATTGGATTTCATTGCACTGGGACGAAGATTTCGTCCGTCGTTATCCGCGCAGCCGCTACAAAGACCAGGAGAAGAAGTTGAGCGTTCAAGCGGGCTCCGTTGTCAGCGACGTCAACTTTTCCGTGGTGCGCGGGCTCGCCGTCCGTGGAAAGGTCATAGGGCCAAGTGGCAACGCCTTGGCAGGTGCGCTAATAAACGCGTGGTCGGACCCAAACGAGGTCGAAACCGACGCGCGCACAGACGAGAAGGGGCAATTCGAAATCACGGGGTTCGGAACCGATCTGCCAGCGTATTTCTGGCCGCATTACGAAGGGCTGGCGGCCGCGCCGCACGGGCCGATCAAGATTCCCGCCGACGGTGTCGATAGACTGGTATTGACGATGGCGCCCGAATCCACCATCGCCGGACGTTTGGTCGACCAAGAGGGTACTCCACTGTCCGATGCGTCGATTGTGCCGTGGCCGCGCGGCGTGTTTACGTCGTCCCAATCCGTCACGACCGATGCCGCCGGTGCGTTTGAATTGCGCGGGCTACACGAATCGCGCTACCGATTTAACGTCACGCTTTCGGGAAACTCCTCCTCGCAGCGGTTGGAAGACAATCAGTCGATCGACGTTGCGACCGGGGAACACTTGAGCGGTGTAGAGTTGGTCTGTGTCGTCCCAGGCACACTGACGATCTCCGGCCGAGTTACGGACGACGCAGGGGCGCCACAGCGCGGCATTCGCGTATGGACGTCGCGGATGAATGCGAACAGCAGTACTGACACGGACGCGGATGGCAACTACGAGCTACGCGACTTGGGGGCGGGCGAATACGAAGTGAACGCGCAGGGCGTGTCGTGGTCCGGCCCCGCGTGGTACACCGAAATTGCGGAAGCCGGCGCCGAGAACGTCGATTTCGTCGTTCCACGCATGGCGAAATTGCGCGGCCAGGTACTCGATGCCGCCACCGAAACGCCCATCGCCGATTTTGAAGTCTTGGTCCCCGGACCCGCGATGCGCTGGACGACGTTTCACGACGAGGATGGGCGCTTCGAATTCCATTCGCTGCGTCCCGATGAGATGCGTCTTGCGGCGCGTGCCAAGGGGTACACGATGGGGTTCTCCGAACAGTTCGTGCTGTCTTCCGGTCAAACCCAAGAGAACGTCGTCGTCAAACTGGCAAGGGCAGGCACCGTCTCCGGCGTGGTCCGCACGCCGGACGGCCAACCCGCGCGCGACGCCGCCGTGGGTCTCGACCTAGGCAGGATTGGCGGGTCTGCGCGCACCAATGCGAAGGGAGAATTCGTCATTGCCGATGCGCCGCCGGGCACATGGCCGCTCGAAGCCTGGCACCCGGACTACGCGCCCGCGAAGGTGCCCGTTACCGTTGTCGCGGATGAAGAAATGCGCGCAGAAATCACGCTGACGCGTGGCGCGACCCTGGGCGGCACCGTGAGCATGGGCGAAGAGAGTGTTGCCGACGTGCGCATCGAGCTAATCCAACAGATTGACGAAAACACGATCGGCTACCGCCAGGAATGTACGACGGACGTGCAAGGCCGGTATGCGTTCAGAGGTATTCCCACCGGCGAGCTTGTACTGCACCTCAATCCGATGCTCGGCGGCTTTGGCCGCGTAATCGACGTGCCGATCCAATTCAGCGGAGAAGAGAATAAGAAGTACGATGTTCGATTGCGCGACGGCACGGCGTCGGCCGTATTCGAAGTGAAGCTAGGTCCGGCGCTGGCCGGGGCCGAAGGGAACGCATATGTCGAACTCACGTATGTCTCTGAAGGCGGTCAAATCGAAAAGATTTACTCTTCTATCGGACATCTCCCAGAACCACGGCTCAACGGGCTTCCTTCCGGCCCGGCGACCCTTACCGCTAAATACACTTCCTCCACGTTGAACACGGTGCTGTCGGAGATGGAACCCCGCGAGGTATTCATCAGGGAAGGAGTGGAGAACCGCTTTGACCTCGAGTTCGCCGAGCCGGATGCGGAATGA
- a CDS encoding RNA polymerase sigma factor, with amino-acid sequence MASTTAAAWPNAERARMTDDSDLALVQRTRAGEVEAFSELIRRHERIVFNLAYRFMRDNSLAEDMAQEAFLKAYRLLHGFRGDCSFSTWLYRVTSSVCLTELNRRKRRGEVELTPSHEDEVSTQPGETSDMPELVRRCVTKLPERYATIVSLYYLQEVPYEDIAEAMRIPMGTLKTWMHRARLQLRKIVEKEMGTNGPEQHE; translated from the coding sequence ATGGCTTCCACCACGGCGGCCGCTTGGCCAAATGCGGAAAGGGCGCGGATGACGGACGACTCCGATCTTGCGCTGGTACAGCGCACCCGCGCCGGCGAGGTCGAGGCCTTCTCCGAATTGATCCGACGTCACGAACGCATCGTCTTCAACCTCGCCTACCGCTTCATGCGCGACAATTCGCTCGCCGAAGACATGGCGCAGGAAGCGTTTTTGAAGGCCTACCGGCTGCTGCACGGGTTTCGCGGCGATTGCAGCTTTTCGACCTGGCTCTATCGCGTCACGTCGAGTGTGTGCCTCACCGAACTCAACCGGCGCAAGCGCCGGGGCGAAGTGGAACTCACGCCGTCCCACGAGGACGAAGTCTCCACTCAACCCGGGGAAACCAGTGATATGCCTGAACTCGTCCGGCGCTGCGTGACGAAATTGCCCGAGCGGTACGCGACCATTGTGTCGCTTTATTATCTTCAGGAAGTGCCTTACGAGGACATCGCGGAAGCCATGAGAATTCCGATGGGCACGCTGAAGACGTGGATGCATCGAGCGAGACTACAACTGCGGAAGATTGTCGAGAAGGAGATGGGGACCAATGGACCTGAACAACATGAATGA
- a CDS encoding ABC transporter ATP-binding protein: protein MAAPLLCIQNVVAGYGPIEALKGVSLEVHSGEIVTLIGANGAGKSSTLMCVSGLLRARSGAVHFDGADITGYKPHTIVEEGLAQVPEGRKIFPRLTVLENLELGAYLRRDQQAIKLDIEKVYNLFPILGERRRQLGGTLSGGEQQMLAIGRALMSRPKMLLMDEPSMGVAPILTAKIFATIRELNKEGMTILLVEQNAHLALKTAHRGYVIETGTIVLEEKAELLLKDPRVKEAYLGDDDD, encoded by the coding sequence ATGGCCGCGCCATTGCTTTGCATCCAGAACGTCGTTGCCGGCTACGGGCCGATCGAAGCCCTCAAGGGCGTGTCGCTCGAAGTGCACAGCGGAGAGATTGTCACGCTCATCGGCGCGAACGGCGCGGGCAAGTCGTCGACCCTCATGTGCGTGTCCGGGTTGTTGCGCGCGCGCAGCGGCGCGGTGCACTTCGACGGCGCGGACATCACGGGCTACAAGCCGCACACGATAGTCGAGGAGGGCCTCGCGCAGGTACCCGAAGGCCGCAAGATTTTCCCGCGGCTTACGGTGCTCGAAAACCTCGAACTGGGAGCGTACCTGCGCCGCGACCAGCAGGCGATCAAACTCGATATTGAAAAGGTCTATAACCTGTTCCCAATTCTGGGCGAACGCAGGCGGCAACTCGGCGGGACACTGTCCGGCGGCGAACAGCAGATGCTCGCCATTGGCCGCGCGCTGATGAGTCGTCCGAAAATGCTGTTGATGGACGAGCCGTCCATGGGCGTCGCGCCGATACTTACCGCAAAAATCTTCGCGACCATACGCGAGTTGAACAAAGAAGGCATGACAATACTTCTCGTGGAGCAGAACGCACACCTTGCACTGAAGACGGCGCATCGCGGGTATGTCATCGAAACGGGAACGATCGTACTCGAGGAAAAGGCGGAGCTGCTGCTGAAGGACCCGCGCGTCAAGGAAGCCTACTTGGGCGACGACGACGATTGA
- a CDS encoding AbrB/MazE/SpoVT family DNA-binding domain-containing protein, translating into MKVTTKGQVTIPLDLREKTGIVPGCEVEFSEEKGRLYLRKSKSSPRGREIVRSMTGKGAVRMTTDEILALTRGKD; encoded by the coding sequence ATGAAGGTTACGACGAAAGGGCAAGTGACAATTCCCCTCGATCTCCGCGAAAAGACAGGAATCGTTCCCGGTTGCGAGGTCGAGTTTTCCGAGGAAAAGGGGAGACTGTACCTGCGAAAATCCAAGTCGTCGCCGCGAGGCCGGGAGATCGTCAGAAGCATGACCGGAAAGGGGGCCGTCAGAATGACCACCGACGAAATCCTCGCGCTGACAAGGGGGAAGGATTAA
- a CDS encoding type II toxin-antitoxin system VapC family toxin, producing MPVMVDSCVYLDVFSKDVTWYEWSAGALDAAISSGTVVLNAVIYAEISIRFDRIEELEDELDGEVFEFQDIPREAAFLAGKCFAKYRQRGGQKRLPLPDFFIGAHALVAGILLVTRDARRFREYFPGLALTCP from the coding sequence ATGCCCGTCATGGTAGATTCGTGTGTCTACCTTGACGTTTTCAGTAAGGATGTGACCTGGTACGAGTGGTCGGCGGGGGCCTTGGACGCCGCAATATCGTCCGGCACGGTCGTGCTGAACGCGGTCATCTACGCCGAAATTTCCATTCGGTTTGACCGGATAGAAGAGCTTGAGGATGAGCTTGATGGCGAGGTGTTCGAGTTTCAGGACATACCGCGCGAGGCAGCGTTTCTCGCCGGAAAGTGCTTCGCAAAGTATCGCCAAAGGGGAGGGCAAAAGCGGTTGCCGCTCCCCGATTTCTTCATTGGGGCCCACGCGCTCGTGGCCGGTATCCTGCTCGTCACGAGAGATGCTCGCCGATTTCGCGAGTATTTTCCGGGCCTTGCTCTCACGTGCCCATAG
- a CDS encoding DUF4962 domain-containing protein yields MKGANGHVVVGLLGLLTFGIANADRPTSWRTGHPRLFFDSEELFKLRAARTEPVYADIWRNIADSAEWCLRKTPRAEWIAPIADDPNYENLYDRFYAMMMDMAITEHLAFAYALSGDDRYGDAARAWTLACCRAWKPDADAAPDGGKAYAVMRLLKGVAVGYDLTYERFTAEERAEIVAMLSATGANYFERYFTTPAISGPDFHTHHAIVEWSSFGIAALALLDEAPAARQWLNATITKFCDHLLPNGLAPDGAQIEGATFWASTMHYRIFFMDALRRVTGRDLFDEFADVMNANLALASIAGEKRAGWDKPHETIILSPSYGQVNYYAPILLALAGEYKNTHLQYLAMWDKTLGSIQETRYITPNRKEQLLFELGGYAYCWYAPGVKPEPSNVPLSYRFPSVFQAYARESWQPRGIVAAIDRSGQVIVHAGGTAVLIAPSLSNENKSVPEVEDDDGTALLRWREGEGIGVVVSLQRPGSVRIEWIGLPDQWSFWCLEAPVFSDGTLTWRDAVRMHAIDGTISGVAPDGHQPVHAVGNGKLQLVNPEPERYPLISVTPGAGGAFRVEISRLN; encoded by the coding sequence ATGAAAGGCGCCAATGGACACGTAGTGGTCGGCCTCTTGGGTCTGCTCACATTCGGGATCGCTAATGCTGATCGTCCAACCTCGTGGCGTACGGGACATCCACGACTGTTCTTCGATTCCGAGGAACTCTTCAAGCTTCGCGCCGCGCGGACCGAGCCGGTGTATGCGGATATCTGGCGCAACATTGCCGATTCGGCGGAGTGGTGTCTCAGGAAAACTCCGCGGGCGGAATGGATCGCGCCGATCGCGGACGACCCGAACTATGAGAACCTCTACGACCGCTTTTACGCGATGATGATGGACATGGCGATCACCGAACATCTCGCCTTCGCTTATGCATTGAGCGGAGACGACCGCTATGGCGACGCGGCGCGCGCGTGGACGCTGGCGTGTTGCCGCGCGTGGAAGCCGGACGCGGACGCGGCGCCGGACGGCGGCAAGGCCTACGCCGTGATGCGGCTGCTCAAGGGCGTTGCCGTGGGGTATGACCTGACATATGAGCGGTTCACCGCGGAGGAGCGCGCGGAAATCGTTGCGATGCTGTCCGCGACAGGAGCGAACTATTTTGAGCGCTACTTCACGACGCCGGCGATTTCCGGCCCGGATTTTCACACCCACCACGCCATCGTCGAGTGGAGTTCGTTTGGTATTGCGGCGCTCGCGTTACTGGACGAAGCACCAGCGGCGCGTCAATGGTTGAATGCGACGATCACCAAGTTTTGCGATCACCTCCTACCGAATGGCCTTGCTCCGGACGGCGCGCAAATCGAAGGCGCGACGTTCTGGGCGTCAACGATGCATTACCGCATCTTCTTCATGGACGCGCTGCGGCGTGTTACGGGCCGCGATTTGTTCGATGAATTTGCCGATGTAATGAACGCCAATCTCGCGCTTGCGTCTATCGCTGGCGAGAAACGCGCCGGATGGGACAAGCCGCACGAGACGATTATACTTTCTCCCTCGTACGGCCAGGTCAACTACTACGCGCCGATCCTTCTCGCGCTTGCAGGGGAATACAAGAACACCCACCTGCAATACCTCGCGATGTGGGACAAGACCCTCGGAAGCATCCAGGAGACGCGTTACATCACGCCGAACCGGAAGGAACAGTTGCTCTTCGAGCTCGGCGGATACGCATATTGTTGGTACGCGCCGGGGGTGAAGCCTGAACCATCCAACGTACCCCTGTCGTACCGTTTTCCGTCTGTGTTTCAAGCCTACGCGCGGGAGTCGTGGCAGCCGCGAGGAATCGTCGCAGCAATCGATCGCAGCGGACAGGTCATCGTTCACGCGGGAGGGACCGCCGTTTTGATTGCGCCGAGCCTATCGAATGAAAACAAGTCGGTTCCGGAGGTCGAAGACGATGACGGCACTGCCCTGTTGCGTTGGCGCGAAGGAGAAGGGATCGGCGTCGTCGTGTCGCTCCAACGTCCCGGCAGCGTTCGTATCGAGTGGATCGGCTTGCCGGATCAGTGGTCGTTCTGGTGTTTGGAGGCGCCGGTATTCTCAGACGGTACATTGACATGGCGTGACGCGGTGCGCATGCATGCGATCGACGGCACCATTTCAGGCGTCGCGCCGGACGGTCATCAACCGGTCCACGCCGTCGGCAACGGGAAACTGCAGCTCGTCAACCCCGAACCGGAGCGCTATCCGTTGATTTCGGTCACGCCCGGAGCGGGTGGCGCATTCCGGGTGGAGATATCACGTTTGAATTAG
- a CDS encoding YfhO family protein produces MRVRSLSQYVIQAALLVAALVPIYPGVFLRGEILLPIDNLYEVPPWFAHRPADPGYENPTAAEATVAAAAWYSLTDAAFDRGEVPLWNPYQFTGAPLLGDMQTAVFYPPRLLFRLVGDTYVAMTVYFLLRLWLCGFNAFIAARILGLRVPFANLYSILFMLAGYNLHWTFYPPPDVMAWLPLLFAGVESILIGRYRTGVALTVVSATMGILAAHPSTLLLGCIGILLYALLRLATSRPTLRHIALSASSALVAFVMAFALAAVQVLPFAEYLPHAARLTNMAGSRPLESYRYSIFDLLCLWGGRMRGTGWDQNLWGTNPHTYIGMLYLGMTAWVCLSLLTRRPIADPLFRLRTRVLLVVSFICFYCATEFPLAPIVHALPVIRESRPAYFLAFPTLALPLCAVVALQAWIDARPSTRDLRTPAISIAVLGLLIGAIAVSAPYLSLEYATIISEGADLGTYTVTQYGIAVALACAAFLLLAQCVRHPNRTGTVAGALCVLAILDQAQAMRGVIPSNPRSYMAPRTQVTEFLRAIPPPCRVRFDPCGARSGYPALYSIEEYGGYDAIFPIRFKRFYDSLDFTPGSTADALLSCDYTLFAQGQPLPAAYRPVFEAEGTIVAERTDPIPRARLVDAVVVFPSTEAMFDAMKQPDFNPRGTAYTDSATDFDLPELDDTPTGEAVIEEWRSQLVRIRAHAQKECALVLADAYFPGWEATVDGAPATIFPAYHLFRGVHVPQGEHIIEFTYRPASFRYGLFISFVALAIACPVALLLLVRQRGTVTLIQT; encoded by the coding sequence ATGCGCGTTCGTAGCTTGTCGCAATACGTGATCCAGGCGGCGCTGCTCGTGGCCGCCCTCGTTCCCATTTATCCCGGGGTATTCCTGCGCGGCGAGATACTGTTGCCGATCGACAATCTGTATGAAGTGCCGCCGTGGTTCGCGCATCGTCCCGCGGATCCAGGTTACGAGAATCCTACCGCCGCGGAGGCGACGGTCGCGGCAGCGGCGTGGTATTCGCTCACCGACGCGGCCTTCGATCGCGGTGAGGTGCCGCTGTGGAATCCCTACCAATTCACTGGTGCGCCACTGCTTGGAGATATGCAGACCGCGGTGTTTTACCCGCCGCGTCTCCTGTTCCGGCTGGTGGGCGACACGTATGTGGCGATGACGGTCTATTTCCTGCTTCGCCTTTGGCTTTGCGGTTTTAACGCGTTCATCGCCGCGCGAATTCTCGGGCTGCGTGTTCCCTTCGCGAACCTCTATTCGATTCTGTTCATGCTCGCGGGATACAACCTGCACTGGACATTCTATCCGCCACCCGATGTCATGGCGTGGCTTCCGCTGCTGTTTGCCGGTGTCGAGTCAATACTGATCGGAAGATACCGCACCGGCGTTGCATTGACGGTCGTATCAGCAACGATGGGGATTCTTGCGGCCCATCCGTCGACGCTCCTGCTTGGTTGCATCGGAATCTTGTTATATGCACTACTCAGGCTCGCGACATCGAGGCCCACGCTTCGTCATATCGCACTCTCCGCATCGAGCGCCTTAGTCGCGTTTGTAATGGCATTCGCGCTTGCGGCCGTACAGGTGTTGCCGTTTGCCGAGTATCTGCCCCACGCGGCCCGGCTCACGAACATGGCTGGGTCGCGGCCGTTGGAGTCGTATCGCTACTCGATATTCGACCTGCTTTGCCTCTGGGGCGGGCGCATGCGGGGCACCGGCTGGGACCAGAACCTTTGGGGCACGAATCCGCACACCTACATCGGCATGCTGTACCTTGGCATGACGGCGTGGGTGTGCCTTTCCTTGCTGACGCGCCGCCCTATCGCCGATCCGCTTTTTCGGCTTCGGACACGCGTGCTGCTCGTTGTCTCATTCATTTGTTTCTACTGCGCGACCGAGTTCCCTCTGGCGCCGATCGTCCATGCACTCCCGGTAATCCGTGAGAGCCGACCTGCGTATTTCCTTGCGTTCCCGACGCTGGCCTTACCACTCTGCGCCGTCGTGGCGCTGCAAGCGTGGATCGATGCAAGACCCTCCACGCGGGACCTCAGAACGCCTGCCATTTCGATTGCGGTTTTGGGTCTGCTGATCGGCGCGATCGCCGTGTCAGCACCGTACCTTTCCCTCGAATACGCCACGATCATCAGCGAAGGGGCCGACCTGGGTACATACACGGTAACGCAATACGGAATTGCCGTCGCTCTCGCGTGCGCGGCATTTCTGCTCTTGGCGCAGTGCGTGCGCCACCCCAATCGAACGGGGACCGTCGCCGGTGCGCTCTGTGTCCTTGCGATCCTGGACCAAGCCCAAGCAATGCGCGGAGTAATTCCGTCGAATCCCCGGTCGTATATGGCGCCGCGGACGCAGGTCACCGAATTCCTGCGCGCCATCCCGCCGCCGTGCCGGGTGCGATTCGATCCGTGCGGCGCCCGGAGCGGCTATCCCGCCCTCTACAGTATCGAGGAATACGGCGGTTACGACGCCATCTTTCCGATTCGCTTCAAGCGGTTCTACGACTCGCTGGATTTCACACCGGGCTCTACCGCCGACGCGTTGCTCTCGTGCGACTACACGCTGTTTGCACAGGGCCAGCCGCTGCCCGCGGCGTACCGCCCCGTATTTGAGGCCGAAGGAACAATCGTCGCGGAGCGCACCGATCCGATACCCCGCGCACGCCTCGTGGACGCAGTAGTCGTGTTCCCGTCGACCGAAGCGATGTTCGATGCCATGAAACAGCCGGACTTTAATCCGCGTGGTACCGCGTATACCGATAGTGCGACGGATTTTGATCTTCCGGAACTCGACGATACGCCTACGGGCGAAGCGGTGATCGAGGAGTGGCGATCGCAATTAGTCCGAATTCGCGCTCACGCGCAAAAGGAATGCGCGCTTGTATTGGCGGATGCTTATTTCCCGGGCTGGGAGGCGACGGTAGATGGAGCGCCGGCCACAATCTTCCCGGCGTATCACCTGTTCCGCGGCGTACACGTTCCGCAGGGCGAACATATCATCGAGTTCACATACCGCCCGGCGAGCTTTCGTTACGGGCTATTCATCTCCTTCGTAGCCTTGGCAATTGCGTGTCCGGTCGCACTGCTGTTGTTGGTGCGACAACGGGGAACTGTCACGCTAATTCAAACGTGA
- a CDS encoding DUF4097 family beta strand repeat protein, with product MSANLKSVLTAAGIALLIITLCVRLIAPKLPPLVGRADVHEVRDFVHANPGTLRLDSTDGLVTVVRGQGNSIACKAVIRAFRRGDTSNEELRRLVADLVRVREEQGTLIVQTEPEPRRADFDIFVQYDFTVPEGTNVEITSNNGNVWVREGCGDVRIVGRNSDIDIVRPLGTVDVQSVNGRIQLAEAPKGATLRTVNGDVYAAVAGGRLDASTDNGVIHASLLGAGVEEATLTSQNGGVNVKMANDASASITATALRGNVESQFVVNTSEGAQQPRYLKGTIGDGRARINLDTLNGNIVIARSE from the coding sequence ATGAGCGCGAACCTAAAAAGCGTATTGACGGCAGCGGGCATCGCCCTGCTAATTATCACGCTATGCGTGCGTCTCATCGCGCCCAAGCTACCGCCACTTGTAGGACGTGCGGACGTGCATGAGGTCCGCGACTTCGTGCACGCCAACCCGGGAACGCTGCGGTTGGATAGTACTGACGGGTTGGTAACAGTCGTCCGGGGACAGGGTAATTCGATCGCGTGCAAGGCCGTTATTCGGGCGTTCCGGCGCGGGGACACCAGCAACGAGGAACTAAGACGACTCGTCGCGGACCTCGTTCGCGTGCGTGAGGAGCAGGGTACGCTGATAGTTCAAACAGAGCCGGAACCTCGGCGTGCGGATTTCGACATCTTCGTTCAGTACGATTTCACCGTGCCCGAAGGCACGAATGTCGAGATCACCAGCAACAATGGGAATGTTTGGGTACGGGAAGGGTGCGGCGACGTGCGAATCGTCGGGCGCAACAGCGACATAGACATTGTGAGGCCCTTGGGCACCGTGGACGTCCAGAGTGTGAATGGCCGCATTCAGTTGGCCGAAGCTCCCAAAGGCGCCACGTTGCGGACGGTAAACGGCGACGTGTACGCCGCGGTGGCGGGGGGGCGTCTGGATGCCTCGACGGACAACGGCGTGATTCACGCCAGCTTGCTTGGCGCGGGCGTCGAGGAAGCGACGCTGACGAGCCAAAACGGCGGCGTCAACGTCAAAATGGCGAACGACGCGTCCGCGTCGATTACGGCGACGGCCTTGCGTGGAAACGTCGAGAGCCAATTCGTAGTCAATACATCGGAGGGCGCACAGCAGCCCCGGTACCTCAAGGGTACCATCGGCGACGGCCGTGCCCGGATAAATCTCGATACGCTCAATGGTAATATCGTGATTGCGAGGAGCGAGTAA